The following coding sequences are from one Gossypium hirsutum isolate 1008001.06 chromosome A12, Gossypium_hirsutum_v2.1, whole genome shotgun sequence window:
- the LOC107934263 gene encoding uncharacterized protein encodes MTGEMIENAVRSGKIESGKSVRKSAPRKRDNEVNNMSTSNKGQSKSFTVNQPKTVTTNQQNSVRQESNARENTERPQFTPIPMTYRELYQNLFNAHVVSPFYLKPLKPSYPKWYDTNAQCEYQARIIGHSIENCAAFKKLVERLIKMGIVRFDDPATPNVAENPLPNHTNQGVNGISEGLNRKTKYEVAEVRTPLRRVWREMAKRGLIALDSREESKEETNYWEFHDEVGHEIQDCMEFRGLVQNMINNKEIEFYEKTEDPVEGDICASEGGSAAQNQMTNYPVVIISRPKNNEAGVQMPPRVIIQRPAVFPYKDSKKVPWNYDCSVTMPGKESLVNASRGDQDRGSYTRSRRRYDTANEEAQPTKGKAPMVEETKEKATKPINEPVNEEEANEFLKFLKHSEYSVVEQLRKQPARISVLALLLSSEVNRSTLMKVLNETYVANDFSVYKLDRLMSNISAENYIFFNDDEIPPGGMRSTKALHITTRCKGYTLPSVLVDNGLALNVLPLTTLNRLPIDSSHMKECQNIVKAFDGTERKVMSRIEIHSAGAVPSSLHQKLKLVSEGRLITIKAEEDIIATVSNNAPYLETDDEVIECSFRSLEFVNATFIAEGSKILVPKLSKTTRMSLQLTIGKWALPKRGLGRHLQGRIETPMLKDKRHRFCLGFKPDVKQRRRELEKKQERRRARLTGKEIKWEPMIFPHISKIFVSGGIIHPKRDTLMTEAIEERLESLDINVMYKEETGRESLSGIGPYTPESVLDNWTAKEIPIVFRTDSE; translated from the exons ATGACGGGGGAAATGATCGAAAATGCTGTGAGGAGCGGCAAGATAGAATCGGGAAAGAGTGTCAGGAAGTCGGCCCCGAGGAAAAGAGACAATGAAGTGAACAACATGAGCACATCTAACAAAGGTCAGTCCAAGTCATTCACCGTAAATCAACCCAAGACGGTGACCACCAATCAGCAAAACTCTGTAAGACAAGAATCCAACGCGAGGGAGAACACAGAAAGGCCACAATTCACCCCCATACCCATGACGTATAGGGAGTTGTACCAGAACCTATTCAATGCTCATGTGGTGTCCCCTTTCTACCTAAAGCCACTAAAGCCCTCgtatcctaaatggtatgacacaaacgcccaatgtgaataccaagCGAGAATCATCGGGCACTCTATCGAAAACTGCGCTGCGTTTAAAAAATTAGTCGAAAGACTCATTAAGATGGGGATCGTGAGATTTGACGACCCAGCCACACCCAATGTAGCAGAAAACCCACTCCCCAATCATACCAACCAAGGAGTGAATGGGATAAGTGAAGGCTTGAATAGGAAGACCAAGTATGAAGTGGCAGAAGTTAGGACCCCGTTGAGGCGGGTATGGAGGGAGATGGCAAAGAGAGGATTGATCGCGTTGGATTCGAGGGAAGAATCTAAAGAAGAGACAAACTACTGGGAGTTTCACGACGAggtggggcatgaaatccaagattgCATGGAGTTCAGGGGCCTAGTACAAAACATGATAAACAATAAGGAAATAGAATTCTATGAAAAGACCGAAGATCCCGTAGAGGGAGATATATGTGCATCAGAGGGAGGATCGGCAGCGCAGAATCAAATGACCAACTATCCTGTGGTTATCATATCgagacccaaaaataatgaagcTGGAGTTCAAATGCCACCGAGGGTTATAATCCAAAGACCTGCAGTCTTCCCCTACAAAGACAGCAAAAAGGTCCCATGGAATTATGATTGCAGTGTGACGATGCCGGGAAAGGAGAGCCTAGTTAACGCTTCAAGAGGGGATCAAGACAGGGGTTCCTATACACGTAGCAGGAGACGTTACGATACGGCGAATGAGGAGGCACAGCCCACAAAAGGAAAAGCCCCAATGGTCGAAGAAACGAAGGAAAAAGCAACCAAACCTATTAATGAGCCAGTTAACGAAGAGGAGGCCAAtgagtttttaaaattcctaaagcatagcgaatatagtgtggtagAACAACTACGTAAACAACCAGCCCGTATCTCGGTGCTGGCCTTACTTCTAAGCTCGGAAGTTAATCGTAGCACGCTAATGAAGGTCTTAAACGAGACATATGTTGCCAATGATTTCTCTGTTTACAAGCTGGACCGTTTGATGAGCAACATAAGTGCCGAAAATTATATCTTTTTTAATGACGACGAGATACCACCCGGGGGCATGAGGTCGACTAAAGCTCTGCATATCACCACACGCTGTAAAGGGTATACGCTGCCAAGCGTACTGGTTGACAATGGATTGGCTTTGAACGTCCTGCCATTGACCACACTGAATAGATTACCTATAGACAGCTCTCACATGAAGGAGTGCCAGAACATCGTGAAGGCATTCGATGGCACGGAGAGAAAGGTGATGAGCAGAATCGAG ATACATTCAGCTGGGGCAGTGCCTTCCTCATTGCATCAAAAATTGAAGCTGGTGTCGGAGGGGAGGTTGATAACGATTAAGGCTGAAGAAGATATTATTGCAACTGTGAGCAATAATGCACCCTATTTGGAGACAGATGACGAAGTAATCGAATGCTCATTTCGATCTTTGGAATTTGTTAACGCGACGTTCATCGCTGAGGGAAGCAAAATTCTAGTGCCGAAATTATCCAAAACCACGAGGATGAGCCTCCAGTTGACGATTGGAAAATGGGCCCTACCCAAAAGGGGACTTGGGAGACATCTACAAGGAAGGATTGAAACACCAATGCTGAAAGACAAGAGACACCGCTTCTGCTTAGGATTTAAGCCGGATGTGAAACAAAGACGAAGGGAGCTGGAAAAAAAGCAAGAAAGAAGGAGAGCTCGATTAACAGGGAAGGAAATCAAGTGGGAACCAATGATATTCCCTCATATATCGAAAATATTTGTGTCTGGGGGAATCATCCATCCCAAGAGAGACACGCTAATGACGGAAGCTATAGAAGAAAGGCTGGAAAGCTTGGACATCAACGTCATGTACAAAGAGGAGACCGGAAGAGAAAGTTTATCGGGCATTGGCCCCTACACACCTGAAAGTGTTCTGGACAACTGGACTGCGAAAGAGATCCCTATAGTTTTTAGAACGgattcagagtaa